In the genome of Podospora pseudocomata strain CBS 415.72m chromosome 2 map unlocalized CBS415.72m_2.2, whole genome shotgun sequence, one region contains:
- a CDS encoding uncharacterized protein (EggNog:ENOG503NYWE): MGTDTKKSSRPPPLPVPTETESTIHTAAPTGTDLGTELGSEVSAPGDEKSSYSIPDDGTPVTIRAGHRASKSQTSLLIEYFEGGKSTSGNSASADSRKPSVRVRLTPSSKRRSSRGSDGDHIRITESRSSRKASGGRRSAAETLSAISNDLEDASSYASATEESNVSRNPIDIEIERGARRRRPASPLIPAADGSKASYTGGNMSDISAIPTDSFLDGSGGTTSFRASDSKSPDYVAAAAVGLGAAAIATVASEKSRTREGGRERVVVTRSRDKERDRSKHKSSKSRTSSVSKDDKSADRSSRRSSKGHPESMVSVADSSMVSSALAPSHRSVDQHSIRSGASKTSSINNPKLLETVEDAIRRLILPELNALKREQSRRGSRRDSTTSSATSASRDDYASDKRRSNGTDKMLTPRDSLKTSKERRDREARNNDFDDSSALSHESVEDSHDLDNTPVRSIEPLKVAAAGAALGAAAVAANEAFGSPSEDKQRSRRRRRDERRNRSSEQQAFDQYEDSDLLAPPAPPMPLMSDVNASDVTRASILSADTDRPHSASEELTPVRDLTQGPISSESTPTPTRTPVNTLQALGAQHANLSHGDLKALPRQRTGDPDQYVLDDNGKKVPSRHARQFQDEEYDDEDEEPSPQYPPNPYDYYSTQDVPPPLKYVPYQPERRGLSPIPSVSGYTEAGSDVGPNRDSRATHRTIDSEISTANKSPRQDGGAMNRNFAGYDDDDRSVRSSNVDQTQGPSPAGSELDRVTSGQAVRAVALNPAFVHPVGIESNVASLIDASMLEGSALTVDSDKLYQGRESMATLDEEIDRQLGSPTKRSVVSQASEGQRSREFVQYDLDEYGRKVPQNTTYRQSPTVSEAAIASRAVDAAAAALRAQNGKGQQETQEEQAWQGAGVQRNRSFKERTQNGPRPGIDPSLSTEKLNSEHEKPTMASSYIPNQNELMPEILDWGYEDDLLTNPSLLDDDGGRDEEGQWPEEATPRQRAQYPPDDDIDYEPLDGSPAQQKGNGGNLVIAGAAALGAAAGMAMAQNHSRQVSQEHDEWYRTSEDRKRDTLVTNPYEGTSPIANLPGLGGNGFDAAYDDYGTRSPLGLKVDEGYISQGPNKTPDVQDKGKGVDFGLATRGPGGALDDPFYNHGNPRHLSGMSQGIASPMYDPATGMGMDNIESRDIMALMQHLMVRDAQRSARDTEILVTLVRSATEMRNNFEDLKKLLADTEDVIITEVKENTDKSVTRAINGPRPYPGSTAARSIQDGSVNGDDINAKKRSIFRRALLGLGAKGTNDLGRIEDMLNQLLTEVDVLKAQTVPGQQRAIQDDRSSFHLQPEGQYEQDHGYEPEGHAGTSTASHPSQSHFSLQSRGTSVKPGYDRMTSGHRISTVPEDSEEEYDARGGNESVNYDNNDMLMTPANIQRAESVPMATPPQAPAQAQASMSNENTPRTEEGKKKSRSSWFRIPKISRWSETTASSGVAESRLSKQSTKTEELNLPTGPSRSGSLDHYSENYQLASGQAPQTDKLHSGFSAQDLSEGGFQQQQQQTYHDEDLYNQPIPGGPPTANWITMVPGTPEDPKYKAHRDSLNLQHPQPRQGQTERFKAALESQALGYDTPMSPKSADWAGSATSLNRFPRNPNRDSYGSATQEYQQMWSQSPAAQNMTATSGGPPRPPKEPLNDVIPNSPGGGGLVRGGTPIQNKRVSKLQKGSPLPHHSVESGYGTMTHGVPTASYISEGQRSPKPENRNLTGAQTQVGRRPSGPRPMTPTGRSGGVASPLGSDFEDDERQQGSQQRSRKRDTFGTMNSQDTDTF, translated from the exons ATGGGTACAGACACGAAGAAGTCTAGTCGGCCGCCGCCATTGCCAGTGCCCACAGAGACCGAATCGACCATCCACACTGCAGCGCCGACCGGGACTGACCTGGGGACCGAACTTGGCAGCGAGGTATCTGCCCCCGGAGACGAAAAGTCCTCTTATTCCATCCCAGATGATGGTACACCCGTAACTATCCGAGCGGGGCATCGCGCAAGCAAATCGCAGACATCTCTCCTGATCGAGTACTTCGAAGGTGGGAAGAGCACCAGCGGCAACTCGGCGTCGGCCGACTCGCGCAAACCCAGTGTTCGAGTCCGCTTGACACCAAGCAGCAAAcgtcgcagcagcaggggcTCCGACGGAGACCACATTCGGATCACCGAGTCAAGATCATCGAGAAAAGCAAGCGGCGGTCGCCGCTCTGCTGCCGAGACGCTGTCGGCGATCAGCAACGATCTTGAGGACGCCAGCTCATATGCTTCAGCCACAGAGGAGAGCAACGTTAGTCGAAACCCCATTGACATCGAAATTGAACGAGGcgctcgccgccgccgcccggcGAGCCCTCTCATACCGGCTGCTGATGGTAGCAAGGCCAGTTACACAGGCGGCAACATGAGTGACATTTCGGCCATACCAACCGACAGCTTCCTCGATGGATCTGGCGGGACCACCTCATTCAGAGCATCCGACTCCAAGAGCCCGGATTATGTAGCAGCTGCTGCCGTCGGCTTGGGTGCCGCCGCGATCGCCACAGTCGCCTCTGAAAAGTCCCGGACACGAGAGGGGGGCCGCGAAAGGGTGGTTGTTACTAGGTCTCGAGACAAGGAGAGGGACCGCAGTAAGCACAAGTCTAGCAAGAGCCGGACGAGCAGTGTCAGCAAGGATGACAAGTCTGCGGATCGTTCAAGTAGGAGGTCAAGTAAAGGACACCCAGAGTCCATGGTGTCAGTGGCCGACTCCAGCATGGTTTCATCGGCTCTTGCCCCCAGTCATCGGTCCGTGGACCAGCACTCCATCAGATCTGGCGCCTCAAAGACATCGTCCATCAATAATCCGAAACTTTTGGAGACAGTGGAGGATGCCATTCGCCGCCTCATTCTACCAGAACTCAACGCCCTCAAGCGAGAACAGAGCCGGCGAGGAAGCCGGCGTGATTCCACGACATCCAGCGCTACATCAGCGTCGAGGGATGATTATGCGAGCGACAAACGACGGTCCAATGGCACCGACAAGATGCTGACACCCCGCGACAGCCTCAAGACCAGCAAGGAGAGACGAGACCGAGAGGCACGAAATAACGACTTCGACGACAGCAGCGCTCTCAGCCACGAATCAGTAGAAGACTCCCATGACCTCGATAACACACCAGTTCGCAGCATTGAGCCCCTGAAAGTTGCAGCCGCCGGGGCCGCTTTGGGCGCTGCCGCCGTTGCTGCAAACGAGGCGTTTGGTTCCCCTTCAGAAGACAAGCAACGGTCAAGGAGACGACGAAGGGACGAGAGACGAAATCGCAGTTCTGAACAACAAGCGTTCGACCAGTACGAAGACTCGGACCTGCTTGCACCTCCAGCCCCACCGATGCCTCTGATGAGTGATGTCAACGCCTCGGATGTGACAAGGGCATCCATTTTGTCGGCCGATACCGACAGACCCCACTCGGCCAGCGAGGAGCTCACCCCTGTTCGTGATTTGACCCAAGGGCCGATTTCGTCAGAGTCGACGCCGACTCCCACCAGGACCCCTGTCAACACTCTACAAGCCCTGGGAGCCCAACACGCTAACCTCTCGCACGGAGACCTCAAGGCGTTACCCCGTCAACGCACTGGTGATCCTGACCAGTATGTTCTTGATGACAATGGCAAGAAAGTCCCTTCTCGCCATGCGCGGCAATTTCAGGACGAGgagtacgacgacgaggacgaggagccGTCCCCACAATATCCACCCAACCCATACGATTATTACAGCACCCAAGACGTACCTCCACCCCTCAAATACGTCCCCTATCAACCCGAACGTCGGGGCCTCAGCCCTATCCCCAGCGTCTCGGGATATACGGAAGCTGGTAGCGACGTAGGGCCAAACCGGGATTCGAGAGCTACCCACCGCACTATCGACTCGGAAATTTCCACAGCCAACAAGTCTCCACGTCAGGATGGAGGAGCAATGAATCGCAATTTTGCAGgctacgacgacgacgaccgaAGCGTGAGGAGCTCCAACGTCGACCAAACCCAAGGACCAAGCCCCGCCGGCAGCGAACTCGACCGCGTAACCTCGGGCCAGGCTGTACGTGCTGTTGCGTTGAATCCAGCCTTTGTGCACCCTGTCGGCATCGAGTCCAATGTCGCATCCCTCATCGACGCCTCGATGTTGGAAGGATCAGCTTTGACGGTGGACTCGGACAAGCTTTACCAAGGCCGTGAATCCATGGCGACTCTTGACGAGGAAATTGACCGACAGCTCGGTAGCCCAACCAAGCGCTCCGTGGTCAGCCAAGCTTCAGAAGGCCAGCGGTCTCGCGAGTTCGTACAGTATGATCTTGATGAGTATGGGCGCAAGGTTCCACAGAACACTACCTACCGCCAGTCCCCAACAGTATCAGAAGCTGCGATTGCCAGCCGTGCGGTGGATGCCGCTGCAGCTGCTCTCCGGGCGCAGAACGGGAAGGGACAGCAGGAGACTCAGGAAGAGCAAGCATGGCAGGGTGCTGGTGTCCAGCGCAACCGCTCTTTCAAGGAGCGCACACAAAATGGACCACGTCCTGGAATTGATCCATCACTCAGCACCGAGAAGCTTAACAGCGAGCATGAGAAACCAACAATGGCTTCGAGCTATATACCGAATCAAAACGAGCTCATGCCAGAAATTTTGGATTGGGGGTATGAGGATGATCTTCTGACCAACCCATCTCTccttgacgatgatggcggcCGTGACGAGGAAGGCCAGTGGCCTGAGGAAGCCACGCCTCGGCAGCGTGCTCAGTACCCACCTGATGATGACATCGACTACGAACCCCTCGATGGTTCGCCTGCGCAGCAAAAGGGCAACGGAGGAAATCTTGTTATTGCCGGCGCCGCTGCActcggtgctgctgctggcatGGCCATGGCCCAAAATCACAGCCGACAGGTTAGCCAAGAGCACGACGAATGGTATCGCACCTCCGAAGATCGCAAGCGTGACACCCTGGTCACAAATCCTTATGAGGGAACCAGTcccatcgccaacctccctGGGCTCGGAGGCAATGGATTCGACGCTGCTTACGATGACTATGGCACCCGTAGCCCACTCGGGCTCAAGGTCGACGAGGGCTATATTTCCCAAGGCCCCAACAAGACACCTGACGTCCAGGACAAAGGAAAGGGTGTTGATTTCGGGCTTGCCACTCGTGGACCGGGTGGGGCGTTGGATGATCCATTCTACAATCATGGCAACCCACGCCACCTTAGCGGCATGTCTCAGGGCATTGCCTCGCCAATGTACGATCCTGCCACCGGAATGGGCATGGACAACATCGAATCAAGAGATATTATGGCTCTCATGCAGCACTTGATGGTTAGGGACGCGCAGCGCAGCGCAAGGGATACCGAGATTCTGGTCACCCTTGTCCGCTCTGCTACCGAGATGCGCAACAACTTTGAGGATCTCAAGAAGCTGTTGGCAGATACCGAAGACGTTATCATCACCGAAGTCAAGGAGAACACTGACAAGAGCGTCACTCGCGCCATCAATGGCCCACGACCGTACCCCGGCAGCACCGCGGCTCGCTCGATCCAGGATGGCTCGGTTAATGGCGATGATATCAATGCCAAGAAGAGAAGCATCTTCCGCCGTGCcctgttggggttgggagccAAGGGAACCAACGACCTCGGCAGGATCGAGGATATGCTGAACCAGTTGTTGACCGAAGTGGACGTTCTCAAGGCACAAACCGTGCCTGGACAACAGCGAGCTATTCAGGACGACCGATcatccttccacctccagccAGAAGGCCAGTATGAGCAAGACCACGGCTATGAGCCAGAGGGCCACGCTGGTACTTCGACAGCGAGCCACCCATCACAGTCTCACTTCTCGCTGCAATCTCGCGGAACATCTGTGAAGCCTGGCTACGACCGCATGACTTCGGGACACAGAATTAGCACCGTTCCCGAGGACAGTGAGGAAGAGTATGATGCTCGTGGAGGGAATGAGAGCGTCAACTACGACAACAATGACATGCTCATGACCCCAGCAAATATTCAGCGTGCCGAGTCTGTGCCAATGGCTACTCCGCCACAGGCACCAGCTCAGGCGCAAGCCTCCATGAGCAACGAGAATACGCCTCGGACCGAGGAAGGCAAGAAGAAGTCCCGGTCCAGCTGGTTCCGTATCCCCAAGATTTCGCGCTGGTCTGAAACCACCGCGTCCAGCGGCGTGGCCGAGTCTCGCCTCAGCAAGCAGTCCACCAAGACTGAGGAACTCAACCTTCCCACTGGACCATCTCGCTCGGGGTCCCTGGATCACTACTCTGAGAACTACCAGCTTGCGTCCGGACAAGCCCCCCAAACCGACAAGCTCCACAGTGGCTTCTCCGCACAGGACTTGAGCGAGGGTGGgttccagcaacaacagcagcagaccTACCACGATGAGGATCTCTACAACCAGCCCATTCCGGGCGGGCCCCCTACTGCCAATTGGATCACCATGGTCCCCGGGACGCCCGAGGACCCTAAGTACAAGGCTCATCGCGACTCGCTCAACCTTCAGCACCCTCAGCCTCGTCAGGGACAGACTGAGCGCTTCAAGGCCGCCCTCGAGTCCCAAGCCCTGGGCTATGACACTCCCATGTCCCCCAAGTCGGCCGACTGGGCTGGCTCCGCCACGAGCCTCAACCGCTTCCCTCGCAACCCCAACCGGGACAGCTACGGTTCAGCCACCCAAGAATACCAACAAATGTGGTCGCAGTCCCCCGCTGCCCAGAACATGACTGCCACCTCAGGCGgtccccctcgccctcccaaGGAGCCCCTTAACGACGTCAtccccaacagccccggCGGTGGCGGCCTGGTCCGCGGTGGCACTCCCATCCAGAACAAGAGGGTCAGCAAGCTCCAAAAGGGgagccccctccctcaccacagcgTTGAGAGCGGGTACGGCACCATGACGCATGGCGTGCCTACTGCCAGCTACATCAGCGAGGGCCAGCGCAGCCCCAAGCCCGAGAACAGGAACTTGACTGGTGCGCAGACGCAGGTTGGCAGACGGCCGTCTGGGCCGAGACCGATGACGCCTACTGGGCGGAGCGGGGGTGTCGCTAGCCCGCTGGGGAGTGATtttgaggatgacgagagaCAGCAGGGGAGCCAGCAGAGGAGCAGGAAGAGAG ATACCTTTGGGACGATGAACTCGCAGGATACGGATACTTTTTAA
- the ARP1 gene encoding Centractin (COG:Z; EggNog:ENOG503NU18), producing MTDSLHNVSVVLDNGSGTIRAGFAGDDVPKCHFPSWVGRPKHLRVLAGALEGEVFIGQKAATELRGLLKIRYPLEHGIVTDWDDMEKIWAYVYDEGLKTLSEEHPVLLTEPPLNPRSNRDTAAQILFETFNVPALYTSIQAVLSLYASGRTTGVVLDAGDGVSHAVPVYQGFTVPNSIRRIDVAGRDVTEHLQTLLRKSGYVFHTSAEKEVVRLIKEATSYVARDPKKEEKEWAASKQDQSKFAEYVLPDGNKLRIGAERFRAPEILFDPEIIGLEYPGIHQIVVDSINRTDLDLRKDLYMNIVLSGGSTLTKGFGDRLLSEVQRLAVKDMRIKIFAPPERKYSTWIGGSILAGLSTFRKMWVSIDDWHENPDIIHTKFA from the exons ATGACAGACTCATTGCACAACGTGTCGGTAGTGCTCGACAATGGATCCGGAACTATCAGGGCTGGCTTCGCAGGAGACGACGTACCCAAATGCCACTTCCCATCATGGGTAGGCAGACCAAAACATCTCCGCGTTCTGGCCGGTGCgctggagggagaggtgttTATCGGCCAGAAAGCGGCCACAGAACTGCGGGGCTTGCTCAAAATCCGATACCCTCTGGAGCATGGTATTGTCACGGACTGGGATGATATGGAGAAAATCTGGGCCTATGTGTATGACGAGGGGTTAAAGACACTGAGTGAGGAG CACCCTGTCCTTCTTACCGAACCACCACTCAACCCAAGGTCAAACCGTGACACGGCTGCTCAAATTCTATTCGAGACGTTCAACGTGCCAGCTCTCTACACATCAATCCAGGCTGTACTGTCTTTGTACGCCAGTGGAAGGACGACAGGTGTGGTGCTTGATGCTGGCGACGGTGTGTCCCATGCTGTACCAGTATACCAAGGGTTCACGGTGCCCAACAGTATCAGGAGAATCGATGTCGCCGGCCGCGACGTGACTGAACATCTACAGACGCTTCTCCGCAAGAGCGGTTACGTCTTCCATACCAGCGCAGAAAAGGAGGTCGTCAGGCTCATCAAGGAGGCCACGAGCTACGTCGCGAGGGATcccaagaaggaagagaaggagtgGGCCGCTTCCAAGCAGGACCAGAGCAAGTTTGCCGAATATGTCTTGCCAGATGGCAACAAGCTCAGG ATTGGAGCGGAACGTTTCCGTGCCCCAGAGATCTTGTTCGACCCTGAGATCATCGGTCTTGAATATCCGGGCATTCACCAAATAGTAGTTGATTCGATCAACAGGACGGATCTCGACCTGCGCAAGGACCTGTACATGAACATCGTCCTGTCGGGAGGTAGTACACTCACAAAGGGATTCGGTGACAGACTTCTCAGCGAAGTACAGCGGCTTGCTGTCAAGGATATGAGAATCAAGATTTTTGCGCCCCCGGAGCGGAAGTACTCTACCTGGATTGGTGGCAGTATTCTGGCTGGTCTGAGCACATTCAGAAAG ATGTGGGTCAGCATTGACGACTGGCATGAGAACCCGGATATTATCCATACCAAGTTCGCCTAG